The Lysobacter enzymogenes DNA segment TGCTGTGCGTCCTTGCCGAGCACGACCTTGTCGATGTCGCGCAGGTTGCCGGCCACCGCCGCCGCGGTCAGCGCGCCGGCCGCGCGCGCGGTCGCGTCGTCGGACGGGCGGCCGTGGCGCGCGTCGATCTCGCTCATGCCGGCGAAGGCCTTGTTGAACATCGGGTTGTGCGAGTGGCCCGGTTCGTTGAGCAGCGGCGCGCCAGGCTGGCGCGCGTCGTTGGCGGACAGGCCCGGGAAGCGGATGTGCGGGATGTTGTTCTGCAACCGGTCCCAGCCGTCCTTGACCGCGCCGCGGACCTTGTCGCCGGCTTCCTGCAGGCGCTCGCCGGCGTCCTGCGCGCCGCGCTTGGCCTTGTCGTAGCCGTCCTGCACGCCCTGCCTGGCGCGATCGTAGCCTTCCTGCACGCCGTGCTTGGCGCGGTCGTAGCCTTCCTGCACGCCCTGCTTGGCCCGGTCGTAGCCATGCTGCACGCCCTGCTTGGCCTTCTCGTAGCCCTGCTGCACCCCTTCCTTGGCGTCCTCGTAGCGGTGCTTGATCTCGCGCTTGAGCACGTCGGGCATGCCCGCGGTCGGCTCCTTCGGCAACTTCCAGTCCGAGAGGTCCTTGCCGTTGGTGATGACCGCGCGCATCTGGTAGATGTCGTGGCGGAACGAGTCGAACATGTCCTTGTTCTTGGCGTAGGTCTGGCGGTTCGCGTCGCTGAGCAGCGGCGGCCCGGAGATGTCGTTCTGCTTGTAGAACTGGGTGACGCTGTGCGGATCGAAGCCGACCTTCTTGATGTCGGCGGCGAAGCCGGCGACGCCCTGGGTGCGCGGATCCTGCTTGTCGGCCAGCAGGTCCTTGGCGTCCTTGTCGATCGCGTACAGCCGCACTTCGCCCAGGTGCTTGCTGGCGGCGCTGACGATGTCGGTGGCGCGGGCGTGGTTGACGATGTCGAGCTTGGCGCCCTTGGGCAGGTGCAGGTCGAGGCTGGCCGCGCCGTAGGCGTTGAAGGTCTCGCCGTGCAGGCCGTACTTGGCCGCGGTGGCCTGGGCCAGGGTGCCGCCCTGCGAATGGCCGGTCACCGAGACCTGCGCGGCGTGGCCGTTGACCGGATAGCGCTCGGCCAGCTTCATCGCCACTTCGGTCAGTTCGTTGGCGTGCTTGATCTGCGGATTGGTGCGGTTGAGCACCATGTTGCCGTTGC contains these protein-coding regions:
- a CDS encoding XVIPCD domain-containing protein; the encoded protein is MTLPSRAYASLADDCYQDRAKQEGAKISVEGREYKVLKTSSDFASGYQGTIYQDVKSGEIVVAHRGSEGGLTSAVQDWVGGNGNMVLNRTNPQIKHANELTEVAMKLAERYPVNGHAAQVSVTGHSQGGTLAQATAAKYGLHGETFNAYGAASLDLHLPKGAKLDIVNHARATDIVSAASKHLGEVRLYAIDKDAKDLLADKQDPRTQGVAGFAADIKKVGFDPHSVTQFYKQNDISGPPLLSDANRQTYAKNKDMFDSFRHDIYQMRAVITNGKDLSDWKLPKEPTAGMPDVLKREIKHRYEDAKEGVQQGYEKAKQGVQHGYDRAKQGVQEGYDRAKHGVQEGYDRARQGVQDGYDKAKRGAQDAGERLQEAGDKVRGAVKDGWDRLQNNIPHIRFPGLSANDARQPGAPLLNEPGHSHNPMFNKAFAGMSEIDARHGRPSDDATARAAGALTAAAVAGNLRDIDKVVLGKDAQHLFAVQGDPRSVHHNAVSVPTEQAMQQTLVASTEQVDRSVRGQETQRDQQLAQQQNESRSRSMG